One genomic window of Polyangiaceae bacterium includes the following:
- a CDS encoding metallophosphoesterase translates to MRTAWLGLIGRLCLLGFGLPMVGCGSEGETSQASSKAPAYPITEQRYTTLQQVWWPKEVPASTLAERNAGTFKINDLDRYTELGFGVELGPGEPWIEHDELAPGWQSHTSGTRRSLLFFWHSSDPQVVDEESPIRLEGVTGLSIGSTYRPQDHLVTQAFESQVRTVRAIMEDLQRPLDFTIVTGDLADGGQYNELDWVFKILEGGTIDPDSGKDDDPVKGPGNDYNDPYVSLGIGMPWYVTIGNHEVQYTGIADASQEVQDAAKGSEVFQGLEYFAGIAPAPGVEGGFRDGSTPNADVTTQGPTPADPDRYIPDLPELVSILSAEPGDPVGHGYSTEDVDAGRGNYSFHPVEGLPLRIIALNTLSLDIPGSEGAIDDEQWAWLQQELDAADQAHEIVFVASHHAAESIKLGGHKRADVEALLASHDNVVLHLCGHSHTADSEVILPDAEAAAGHRGYWQVQTPSTLDFPMQTRFWELVDEGDGFVTLYATILEQNAPEDSLAHKARQIAAGHGWFQNSAVREDFAMRAAHRNLKLHFKLPDDVAAGIAAAPAKDSIASEDTLANY, encoded by the coding sequence ATGCGTACGGCTTGGCTTGGGCTGATTGGTCGACTGTGTCTGCTGGGATTTGGGCTGCCGATGGTCGGCTGCGGCTCTGAGGGTGAGACGTCTCAGGCCAGCAGCAAGGCACCAGCTTACCCAATCACCGAGCAGCGCTACACCACGCTGCAGCAAGTCTGGTGGCCGAAGGAAGTGCCCGCCAGCACCCTGGCTGAGCGCAACGCCGGCACCTTCAAAATCAACGATCTCGACCGCTACACGGAGCTGGGTTTCGGTGTGGAGCTGGGTCCTGGGGAGCCCTGGATCGAGCACGACGAACTCGCACCGGGTTGGCAGAGCCACACATCCGGCACTCGTCGGAGCCTGCTCTTCTTCTGGCACTCCTCGGATCCCCAGGTCGTCGACGAAGAGAGCCCGATCCGCCTCGAAGGCGTGACCGGCCTGAGCATCGGCAGCACCTATCGACCGCAAGATCACTTGGTGACCCAGGCGTTTGAGAGCCAAGTCCGCACCGTACGGGCGATCATGGAAGATCTGCAGCGCCCCTTGGACTTCACCATCGTCACCGGCGACCTGGCGGACGGAGGTCAGTACAACGAGCTCGACTGGGTGTTCAAGATCCTCGAGGGCGGCACGATTGATCCAGACAGTGGCAAAGACGACGACCCGGTGAAGGGGCCCGGCAACGACTACAACGACCCCTACGTTTCCCTAGGGATAGGAATGCCGTGGTACGTGACCATCGGTAATCACGAGGTGCAGTACACCGGGATCGCCGACGCCAGCCAAGAGGTCCAGGACGCCGCCAAAGGCAGCGAGGTCTTTCAAGGCTTGGAATACTTCGCCGGGATCGCGCCGGCGCCCGGCGTTGAAGGGGGTTTCCGTGACGGCTCCACGCCGAACGCCGACGTGACCACTCAGGGCCCCACGCCCGCGGATCCCGATCGCTACATCCCCGATTTGCCCGAGCTCGTCTCGATCCTGAGCGCAGAACCGGGGGACCCCGTCGGGCACGGCTACTCGACAGAGGACGTCGACGCCGGGCGAGGCAACTATAGCTTCCACCCCGTGGAGGGTCTGCCCCTGCGCATCATCGCCCTCAACACGCTCTCCCTCGACATCCCAGGCAGTGAGGGCGCCATTGACGATGAGCAGTGGGCGTGGCTGCAGCAGGAGCTCGACGCCGCTGACCAAGCTCACGAGATCGTGTTCGTCGCAAGCCACCACGCGGCCGAGTCGATCAAGCTCGGCGGGCACAAGCGCGCCGACGTCGAGGCGCTGCTCGCAAGCCACGACAACGTGGTCCTGCACCTGTGCGGCCACAGCCACACCGCAGATAGCGAGGTCATTCTGCCGGACGCCGAAGCAGCTGCCGGGCACCGCGGATACTGGCAAGTTCAGACGCCGTCCACCTTGGACTTCCCGATGCAAACGCGCTTCTGGGAGCTCGTGGACGAAGGCGACGGCTTCGTCACCCTGTACGCCACGATCCTCGAGCAGAACGCCCCCGAAGACAGCCTCGCCCACAAGGCTCGACAGATCGCCGCTGGGCACGGCTGGTTCCAGAACTCCGCCGTGCGCGAGGACTTTGCGATGCGCGCAGCCCACCGCAACCTGAAGCTGCACTTCAAGCTGCCTGATGACGTTGCCGCGGGGATCGCTGCGGCACCCGCCAAGGACTCCATCGCCTCCGAAGACACCCTGGCGAACTACTGA
- a CDS encoding site-2 protease family protein, whose amino-acid sequence MRFRLFGFPVQVEPSFWVIAVLFGLNTAAGSMGALLTGMLIWLGILLVSLLVHELGHAFAARAYGESPHIVLHALGGRTVWSPNSEPTRVQRVIVTAAGPLAGYLLAAGAFVALVVSGQELLGEKVSMTGRVLSQLAILNVFWSTFNLLPVIPFDGGHIVAAILGKGRERVALIISVVVGVLGAIAFLVGNMMFGAIILGWAAATNWMSLRRPEPAPIPKEALLQMLTEARNAMDQGRLAEAHAIGRAVFEATPDADVRRRAAEIGAWSALLGGDPAAAEQVLERAPKDQPLDPYLRAAVLEASGQDQRAVETIAHARRAGDTRLELAALYIKALLKVGDFERAARVTLDIFDDTPSDDARRVAHAALDGGAALAAASLFERLFERTGVADDGVSGLRGFVEAEQMDAALRLLRQAVSAGLDPERVRHDDRLGALQRDNRFEDALSGT is encoded by the coding sequence ATGCGTTTCCGTCTGTTTGGATTTCCGGTTCAAGTCGAACCGAGCTTTTGGGTGATCGCGGTGTTGTTCGGCCTGAACACGGCTGCGGGCAGCATGGGCGCGCTGTTGACGGGCATGCTGATTTGGCTCGGCATCCTGCTCGTCTCCTTGTTGGTTCACGAGCTGGGGCATGCGTTCGCCGCGCGAGCCTACGGAGAGTCCCCACACATCGTGCTCCATGCCCTCGGTGGACGTACCGTCTGGTCGCCGAACTCGGAGCCCACGCGGGTCCAACGCGTCATCGTGACTGCTGCTGGGCCTTTGGCTGGCTACCTGCTCGCCGCGGGGGCGTTCGTCGCGCTGGTCGTTAGCGGTCAGGAGCTGCTTGGTGAGAAGGTGAGCATGACCGGGCGGGTGCTGAGCCAGCTCGCCATCCTCAACGTCTTCTGGTCGACGTTCAATCTGTTGCCGGTCATCCCCTTTGACGGCGGGCACATCGTCGCGGCCATCTTGGGGAAGGGGCGTGAACGCGTCGCTCTGATCATCTCCGTGGTGGTGGGTGTCCTAGGCGCGATCGCGTTCCTGGTCGGGAACATGATGTTTGGCGCCATCATCCTCGGCTGGGCAGCGGCCACGAACTGGATGAGTCTGCGTCGCCCAGAGCCTGCGCCGATCCCCAAGGAGGCGCTGCTGCAAATGCTGACCGAGGCTCGCAACGCCATGGATCAGGGACGGTTGGCGGAAGCCCACGCCATTGGGCGCGCCGTGTTCGAGGCGACTCCCGACGCGGACGTACGACGCCGTGCCGCCGAAATCGGCGCTTGGTCAGCTCTCCTGGGGGGTGACCCTGCAGCCGCCGAGCAGGTGCTCGAGCGTGCGCCAAAAGATCAGCCTCTGGATCCATACCTGCGTGCTGCAGTGCTCGAAGCCTCGGGTCAGGACCAGCGTGCGGTGGAGACGATTGCCCACGCTCGACGCGCGGGTGACACGCGTCTTGAGCTCGCTGCGCTCTACATCAAAGCTTTGCTCAAGGTGGGCGACTTCGAGCGCGCCGCCCGCGTCACCTTGGATATCTTCGACGACACTCCCAGTGATGACGCCCGGCGGGTGGCCCACGCTGCCCTCGACGGGGGTGCCGCGCTCGCGGCAGCGAGCCTGTTCGAGCGGCTCTTCGAGCGCACCGGAGTCGCGGACGACGGCGTGTCGGGGCTGCGGGGTTTCGTTGAAGCGGAGCAGATGGATGCGGCGCTCAGGTTGCTGAGGCAGGCGGTCTCGGCGGGGCTCGACCCAGAGCGCGTTCGCCACGACGATCGCCTTGGCGCGCTCCAGCGGGACAACCGCTTCGAGGACGCGCTGTCTGGGACCTAG
- a CDS encoding FtsW/RodA/SpoVE family cell cycle protein, producing MAGELDGRWRWVLGGAAVCAAALLGLTGLLVLRQTHYPYQDLVSRQLSWAAVGLVVVGLSVSIEPKALTRLAYPLAAVAVLGVSLAAGLSSQAWLRPADVLCVAAIPAFARFSAERQNPASSLSAWLAGSILGLVGLKLLLSAGPGGALIWLACGVAALSLVRWSVAQRLSFGAVSLLVLGTLVALLRPYQLARLKYWLFPGDDPHGAGWRFLELRRLLAQGGLWGADAPWPTRHGVTAFEAPYVFVGNQAGWVGMAGVVLLNLVVVGVAAWIGLRASSIESRAIGRGVAAFWGVHLLLAAGGNLGLVPEIANTAPLLGYGGSAVVAALLSLGLLLHVLRRREETPDQRFA from the coding sequence ATGGCAGGGGAACTCGACGGGCGGTGGCGTTGGGTGCTGGGAGGCGCTGCGGTGTGCGCTGCGGCGCTCCTAGGGCTGACCGGGCTCTTGGTGCTGCGTCAGACGCACTATCCGTATCAGGACCTGGTGAGCCGCCAGCTCAGCTGGGCCGCCGTGGGGCTCGTGGTCGTCGGGCTCAGCGTTTCGATCGAACCGAAGGCGCTGACACGATTGGCGTACCCGCTGGCTGCTGTGGCGGTGCTCGGCGTCAGCCTCGCAGCGGGTCTAAGCTCCCAAGCGTGGCTCCGCCCCGCCGACGTGTTGTGCGTGGCCGCGATCCCTGCTTTTGCGCGTTTCTCCGCCGAGCGGCAGAACCCCGCGAGCAGCCTTTCCGCTTGGCTGGCGGGCAGCATCTTGGGGCTGGTTGGGCTCAAGTTGCTGCTGAGTGCCGGACCTGGTGGGGCACTGATCTGGCTGGCATGCGGCGTCGCGGCGCTCTCCCTGGTGCGCTGGAGCGTGGCTCAACGCCTGAGCTTTGGCGCTGTGAGTTTGCTGGTTCTGGGTACGCTCGTGGCGCTCCTGCGTCCGTACCAGCTCGCGCGACTCAAGTACTGGTTGTTCCCGGGTGACGATCCCCACGGCGCAGGCTGGCGCTTCTTGGAGCTGCGACGCCTGTTGGCACAGGGAGGGCTCTGGGGAGCCGACGCGCCTTGGCCCACGCGTCACGGCGTCACGGCCTTCGAAGCGCCCTATGTGTTCGTTGGCAACCAGGCCGGATGGGTTGGGATGGCTGGCGTCGTGTTGCTCAACCTGGTCGTCGTCGGGGTCGCGGCCTGGATTGGACTCCGCGCCTCGAGCATCGAGTCGCGCGCGATCGGCCGCGGAGTCGCGGCGTTCTGGGGCGTGCACCTGCTGCTGGCTGCGGGGGGCAACCTCGGTTTGGTCCCGGAAATCGCGAATACTGCGCCGCTCCTGGGTTACGGGGGCTCAGCGGTCGTCGCGGCGTTGCTCTCTCTCGGGCTCTTGCTGCATGTGTTGCGTCGCCGCGAGGAAACACCAGATCAGCGTTTCGCGTAG
- a CDS encoding SUMF1/EgtB/PvdO family nonheme iron enzyme, producing the protein MRPIQLPLWLTVGVFALAACDRPSPEPRALQLDEANQASESIPPQESVEEAQPLANVAPAPEAKTAPASESGECPANMVLVEGEYCPKVKQTCLRYLDPPGRFEKFRCAEYKQPAECEGPKKKMKYCIDRDEYVAPGNTLPESHKSWTHADQTCRAQGKRVCMESEWNFACEGEEMRPYPYGFKRDPTACNADHTDLVDAEGNLKDRRVPPGTYNRCVSPFGVRDMAGNLEEFVTIDGSTPARPAMKGAYWQPSRNFCRAAQTAHDRYYNGTETGFRCCADVD; encoded by the coding sequence TTGCGTCCCATCCAGCTACCCCTCTGGTTGACGGTCGGAGTGTTCGCCCTGGCCGCCTGTGACCGCCCATCGCCTGAGCCGCGTGCCCTGCAGCTCGACGAGGCAAACCAAGCGTCGGAGTCCATCCCGCCGCAAGAGAGCGTTGAGGAGGCCCAGCCTCTAGCCAACGTCGCTCCGGCTCCCGAGGCGAAGACAGCGCCAGCCAGTGAGAGCGGGGAGTGCCCCGCGAACATGGTGCTGGTTGAAGGCGAGTACTGCCCGAAGGTGAAGCAGACCTGTCTGCGCTACCTCGACCCGCCAGGCCGCTTCGAGAAATTCCGCTGCGCTGAGTACAAGCAGCCCGCGGAGTGCGAGGGGCCGAAGAAGAAGATGAAGTACTGCATCGACCGCGATGAGTACGTCGCTCCGGGCAACACCTTGCCGGAGAGCCACAAGAGCTGGACCCACGCCGACCAGACGTGTCGCGCCCAGGGCAAGCGCGTGTGCATGGAGAGCGAGTGGAACTTCGCCTGCGAAGGTGAGGAGATGCGCCCGTATCCCTACGGTTTCAAGCGCGACCCCACCGCATGCAACGCGGATCACACCGACTTGGTCGACGCCGAGGGCAACCTCAAGGACCGTCGTGTTCCGCCGGGAACGTACAACCGCTGCGTCAGTCCCTTTGGCGTGCGTGACATGGCCGGAAACCTCGAGGAGTTCGTGACCATCGACGGGTCCACGCCGGCCCGCCCGGCCATGAAGGGCGCCTACTGGCAGCCTAGCCGCAACTTCTGTCGCGCGGCCCAGACGGCCCACGACCGCTACTACAACGGGACCGAAACCGGCTTCCGTTGCTGCGCCGACGTCGACTGA
- a CDS encoding histidine--tRNA ligase, with translation MSFRSVQGMFDILPVQTKGEYPAAIRNWQRLERAFRASAELYGYTEIRTPLIEHTKLFVRSIGDTTDVVEKEMYAFERHHDQLCLRPEGTASAARAYVQHSVQAQEPVSRWYYLGPMFRAERAQRGRYRQFYQAGCEIFGDAGPACDAELIEMLVSLFEGLGIRDVTVHLNSLGSAGTRERYRDALLAYLTPHKDSLSQDSQRRLEKNPLRVLDSKAPEDQALVADAPKLLDVLSDEDREHFETLQRYLDGYGVRYELDPTLVRGLDYYTRTLFELKSSSGDLGAQNTLCGGGRYDNMIKSLGGPDVPAIGFAMGLERILLALGEQAEERADGVFIAPLGAGAIGEALVLGRELRQAGIPTEVDGRGNSMKSMLRRANHLGSRLVLVLGDNEIERGVVQLKDFAASEGSGGKAQSEVPRSDVVAQVSELLKAGAA, from the coding sequence ATGAGCTTTCGCAGTGTTCAAGGGATGTTCGACATCCTGCCCGTACAGACCAAGGGCGAGTACCCAGCGGCTATCCGAAACTGGCAGCGACTCGAGCGCGCGTTTCGCGCTTCGGCGGAGCTGTACGGTTACACGGAAATTCGCACTCCGCTGATCGAGCACACCAAGCTCTTCGTGCGTTCCATCGGCGACACGACGGACGTGGTCGAGAAGGAGATGTACGCCTTCGAGCGGCATCACGATCAGCTTTGCCTGCGCCCTGAGGGCACAGCCAGCGCGGCGCGCGCGTACGTTCAGCACTCCGTTCAGGCTCAAGAGCCCGTGAGCCGCTGGTACTACCTCGGCCCGATGTTTCGCGCGGAGCGCGCCCAGCGCGGTCGCTATCGCCAGTTCTATCAGGCGGGCTGCGAGATCTTCGGCGACGCGGGGCCGGCGTGCGACGCCGAGCTGATCGAGATGCTGGTGAGCCTGTTCGAAGGCCTGGGGATCCGCGACGTCACGGTGCACCTGAACAGCCTGGGTAGCGCGGGCACCCGAGAGCGCTATCGAGACGCGCTCTTGGCTTACCTCACCCCCCACAAAGACTCGCTGTCCCAGGACTCGCAGCGCCGCCTGGAGAAGAACCCACTGCGGGTCCTCGACTCGAAGGCCCCAGAAGATCAAGCGCTGGTCGCGGACGCGCCGAAGCTCCTCGACGTCCTGAGCGACGAGGATCGGGAGCACTTCGAGACGCTGCAGCGCTACTTGGACGGCTACGGCGTGCGCTACGAGCTCGATCCCACCCTGGTGCGCGGCCTCGACTACTACACCCGCACGTTGTTCGAGCTGAAGTCGAGCAGCGGCGATTTGGGCGCGCAAAACACCCTCTGCGGCGGTGGCCGCTACGACAACATGATCAAGAGCTTGGGCGGCCCCGATGTGCCAGCCATTGGTTTCGCGATGGGCCTCGAGCGCATCTTGCTGGCGCTCGGTGAGCAAGCGGAAGAGCGCGCTGACGGCGTCTTCATCGCGCCGCTAGGTGCCGGGGCGATCGGCGAGGCGCTGGTGCTCGGCCGTGAGCTGCGTCAGGCCGGGATCCCCACGGAAGTGGACGGTCGCGGAAACTCGATGAAGAGCATGCTGCGCCGCGCCAATCACCTGGGTTCGCGCCTGGTGCTGGTGCTCGGCGACAACGAGATCGAGCGCGGCGTGGTTCAGCTGAAGGACTTTGCTGCCTCCGAGGGATCGGGGGGTAAGGCGCAATCGGAAGTGCCGCGGTCCGACGTCGTCGCGCAGGTCAGCGAACTGCTCAAGGCAGGTGCAGCGTGA
- a CDS encoding bifunctional alpha,alpha-trehalose-phosphate synthase (UDP-forming)/trehalose-phosphatase, producing the protein MSKAKLIVASARLPVTMAKRADGWTVHASTGGLVTALKSVADQRPFTWLGWPGTHVSEADRGAVTRELSRHGSAPVFIAKSDISGFYEGFSNQVLWPLFHALNERIHFDRSAWRAYQKVNEQFADAILEQAGPGDVVWVHDYQLALVPELLRRRGLDCPIGFFLHIPFPAAQTYRSLAVREEILTGLLGADLLGFHSYEYVSHFRAACLRVLGIESDPNSIRLSSHRVKLGMLPIGIDPGEVTELCQTEDAKSELQRLSETYGNKHIVVGVDRLDYTKGIPEKLRAFEELLARHPKLRDKVVLIQIAAPSRMGVQEYQTLKREVDELVGRVNGRFGSASHTPVVYVNQAYSRARLAGLYQAADVALITPIRDGMNLVALEYIAARREQGGTLILSEFAGAAHCLPGARLVNPYNVDQVAHELAHALEGRVARTKQQQAFGNMLDFVDNNTSMRWAKRFLDQLESGTEGARTTFKRLRVDAEPLASQVRAATNPLMLLDYDGTLRGFVNDPMNATPEPRILQTLEKLSQLCTLYVISGRPAAVLEEWLGKLPIGLVCEHGLGVKPIGGEWHDREQPSIESLKKAIDPLFKDFVSRTPGSRVEYKRGGIAWHYRAADPEFGAFQANELLPLLADVLKRRPFNVLKGNRVIEVRHEQATKGRATSELLRRHSKADFLFCAGDDRTDEEMMDAIPKSWASRAVTCWVGSANSRAQFWVESNHALLAELERVAALWEAQRKKPKKSR; encoded by the coding sequence GCATCGGCTCGCCTGCCGGTAACGATGGCGAAGCGAGCCGACGGATGGACGGTGCACGCTAGCACCGGTGGTCTCGTCACCGCGCTGAAATCCGTCGCCGATCAACGCCCGTTCACCTGGCTCGGTTGGCCAGGCACCCACGTCTCAGAAGCCGATCGTGGAGCCGTTACGCGCGAACTCAGCCGCCACGGCTCCGCGCCAGTATTCATCGCAAAGAGCGATATTTCAGGCTTCTACGAGGGCTTCAGCAACCAGGTGCTGTGGCCACTGTTTCATGCGCTGAACGAGCGCATCCACTTCGATCGCAGCGCTTGGCGTGCGTATCAAAAGGTGAACGAGCAGTTCGCTGACGCGATCTTGGAGCAAGCTGGCCCCGGCGACGTCGTCTGGGTGCATGACTACCAGCTGGCTCTCGTTCCAGAGCTCTTGCGGCGCCGAGGTTTGGACTGCCCGATCGGGTTTTTCCTCCACATTCCTTTCCCCGCGGCCCAGACCTATCGCTCCCTCGCGGTGCGCGAAGAGATCCTGACCGGCTTGCTCGGCGCTGATTTGCTCGGCTTTCACAGCTATGAGTACGTTAGCCATTTCCGCGCGGCATGCTTGCGCGTGCTTGGTATCGAGAGCGATCCGAACTCGATTCGCTTGTCCTCCCACCGCGTGAAGCTCGGGATGTTGCCGATCGGTATCGACCCGGGGGAGGTGACGGAGCTCTGTCAGACGGAGGACGCGAAGAGCGAGCTGCAGCGCCTTTCAGAGACCTACGGAAACAAGCACATCGTGGTCGGCGTCGACCGCTTGGACTACACCAAGGGGATCCCGGAGAAGCTGCGCGCGTTCGAGGAGCTGCTCGCCCGCCACCCGAAGCTTCGGGACAAGGTGGTGTTAATCCAGATCGCCGCGCCTTCACGCATGGGCGTCCAGGAATACCAAACGCTGAAACGTGAGGTCGACGAGCTGGTTGGCCGCGTGAATGGGCGTTTTGGTTCCGCGTCACACACTCCCGTCGTCTACGTGAATCAAGCGTACTCACGGGCGCGCTTGGCGGGGCTCTACCAGGCGGCTGATGTCGCGCTCATTACACCGATTCGCGATGGCATGAACCTCGTGGCGCTGGAGTATATTGCCGCGCGGAGAGAACAGGGCGGTACCTTGATCCTCAGCGAGTTCGCCGGCGCCGCGCACTGCTTGCCTGGGGCGCGGCTGGTGAACCCGTACAACGTGGACCAGGTAGCCCACGAGTTGGCGCATGCGCTCGAGGGCCGCGTGGCTCGCACGAAGCAGCAGCAGGCGTTCGGGAACATGCTGGACTTCGTCGACAACAACACGAGCATGCGCTGGGCGAAGCGCTTCCTGGACCAGCTGGAGTCTGGAACGGAAGGCGCGCGAACCACCTTCAAGCGCTTGCGGGTCGACGCGGAGCCCCTCGCATCGCAAGTCCGCGCGGCAACGAATCCACTGATGTTGTTGGATTACGACGGCACCCTGCGGGGCTTCGTCAACGACCCGATGAACGCCACCCCCGAGCCGCGGATCCTGCAGACGCTGGAGAAGCTCTCGCAGCTCTGTACGCTCTACGTGATCAGTGGACGCCCGGCAGCGGTACTCGAGGAGTGGCTCGGCAAGCTGCCGATCGGGCTGGTTTGCGAACATGGGTTGGGTGTGAAGCCGATCGGCGGCGAATGGCACGACCGGGAGCAACCAAGCATCGAGTCGCTCAAGAAGGCAATCGACCCGTTGTTCAAGGACTTCGTGTCCCGCACTCCGGGCAGTCGAGTCGAGTACAAGCGGGGAGGGATCGCCTGGCACTACCGCGCCGCTGACCCGGAGTTCGGTGCCTTCCAGGCGAATGAACTGCTGCCGCTGCTGGCGGACGTGTTGAAGCGTCGCCCGTTCAACGTGCTCAAGGGGAACCGCGTGATCGAGGTGCGTCACGAGCAAGCCACCAAGGGCCGCGCAACCAGCGAGCTCTTGCGACGCCACTCAAAGGCGGATTTCCTCTTCTGCGCGGGCGACGACCGCACCGATGAAGAGATGATGGACGCCATCCCCAAGAGCTGGGCCTCCCGCGCCGTCACGTGTTGGGTGGGCAGCGCCAACAGCCGCGCGCAGTTCTGGGTGGAGTCGAACCACGCCTTGCTCGCGGAGCTGGAGCGTGTCGCGGCCCTCTGGGAAGCGCAGCGGAAGAAGCCCAAGAAGAGCCGCTAG
- a CDS encoding SUMF1/EgtB/PvdO family nonheme iron enzyme, producing MNRRFLVGALVCTVAAGAFAALRGGDAPISAPQAIVAEPSEAPAVAVNRADEASAKAADTRHATRNSDVTPEQKQAADDLPAGAKPVDNSGACPPEMVQVSGEYCTEVRETCKEWLDDPKLPYARCKVFEKSECVGKRVSMNYCIDRYEYTKPGEELPLNHQSFVTGSKICKAQGKRLCAEQEWNFACEGEEMRPYPYGWERKAVCNQDRDDLYEMKKGHQVLKDHREKSGERDECVSPFGVYNLAGNLDEPTLREGATHNYPFRTALKGGWWMAARNRCRPATTAHDDHYEDIQLGVRCCSDVPGSQGGPNG from the coding sequence ATGAATCGGCGTTTCTTGGTGGGAGCTCTAGTGTGTACCGTCGCGGCGGGCGCTTTCGCGGCGCTACGTGGTGGGGACGCTCCGATCAGCGCGCCGCAGGCCATCGTCGCCGAGCCTTCGGAGGCGCCTGCTGTTGCCGTCAATCGCGCTGATGAAGCGAGCGCCAAGGCGGCTGATACGCGTCACGCCACGCGTAACAGTGACGTCACTCCCGAGCAAAAGCAGGCGGCTGACGACTTGCCCGCTGGCGCGAAGCCTGTGGACAACTCCGGCGCTTGCCCCCCCGAGATGGTGCAGGTGTCTGGTGAGTACTGCACCGAGGTGCGCGAGACCTGCAAGGAGTGGCTCGATGATCCCAAGCTGCCCTACGCCCGCTGCAAGGTGTTCGAGAAGTCCGAGTGCGTGGGCAAGCGCGTCAGCATGAACTACTGCATCGATCGCTACGAGTACACGAAGCCCGGTGAAGAGCTGCCGCTCAACCATCAGAGCTTCGTGACTGGCAGCAAGATCTGCAAGGCACAGGGCAAGCGGCTCTGCGCGGAGCAGGAGTGGAACTTCGCGTGCGAGGGCGAGGAGATGCGCCCGTACCCCTACGGCTGGGAGCGCAAGGCCGTCTGCAACCAGGATCGCGACGACCTGTACGAGATGAAGAAGGGACACCAGGTCCTCAAGGATCACCGTGAGAAGAGCGGCGAGCGCGACGAGTGCGTGAGCCCGTTCGGTGTCTACAACCTCGCTGGTAACCTCGACGAGCCCACCCTGCGTGAAGGCGCGACCCACAACTATCCCTTCCGCACGGCGCTCAAGGGCGGCTGGTGGATGGCGGCTCGCAATCGCTGCCGTCCCGCCACGACGGCTCACGACGACCACTACGAAGACATCCAACTCGGCGTTCGCTGCTGCTCGGACGTGCCCGGCAGCCAGGGCGGACCCAACGGCTGA
- the ruvX gene encoding Holliday junction resolvase RuvX, with translation MRVAALDFGKVRIGLAVSDDLGLMAHPRPHLDGRQPGKCLAELCALAEQEQVTRFLVGLPRQLDGREGLSARRARQFAAKLAEKSGRSVELVDEWLTTVEASARLRDQGLSSRQQKGRVDSAAAAVLLQSWLDGRREREG, from the coding sequence ATGCGGGTCGCCGCGCTCGATTTCGGCAAAGTGCGTATCGGCCTGGCGGTCAGTGACGACTTGGGGTTGATGGCGCACCCACGGCCTCATCTCGACGGCCGTCAGCCGGGAAAGTGCCTAGCGGAGCTGTGTGCGCTGGCGGAGCAAGAGCAGGTCACGCGCTTCCTGGTCGGTTTGCCCCGGCAGCTCGACGGGCGAGAGGGACTGAGCGCGCGCCGCGCCCGGCAGTTCGCGGCGAAGCTCGCCGAAAAGAGCGGCCGATCGGTTGAGTTGGTCGACGAGTGGCTCACCACCGTGGAGGCGTCGGCGCGCCTTCGCGACCAAGGTCTGAGTTCTCGGCAGCAGAAGGGCCGTGTCGACAGCGCCGCCGCTGCGGTGTTGCTCCAGAGCTGGCTAGACGGACGCCGGGAGCGCGAGGGGTGA